The following proteins are encoded in a genomic region of Arachis stenosperma cultivar V10309 chromosome 4, arast.V10309.gnm1.PFL2, whole genome shotgun sequence:
- the LOC130974718 gene encoding serine/threonine-protein phosphatase 7 long form homolog, with the protein MNYHRQLLPPVLPMVSTAESHSLLILRSGSRMLQCDHYMPPDRYNSIVEGFLRDTGFYYVSQIGVVQCQTALVNALIERWRPETHSFHFPVSECAVTLEDVALIYGLPTNGLPVTGPTLSSYEALEAECLDQFGVAPRQADCRGSFIKLTWFRALKDRLVLVDDIQIQRYVKCHIMLLFGTVMFGDKFGAGVHWKFLALLRNFAEIIQFSWGSACLAHLYRALCRATRVDCKEIDGPLTLLLAWAWIRLPFLAPIPSNPRIFPIANRWHNWERENWPYRLRKLEHLRGNMDALQEGQFIWKPYAIGRTDPDVIPADIRQHSAIWSATVPLISFECIEWHASDRLRRQFGLTQGVPQQERDLGEAHGQVLTGPKNQDWSGTHSVWVMH; encoded by the exons ATGAACTACCACCGACAGTTACTACCACCTGTGTTGCCCATGGTTTCCACCGCCGAATCTCATAGCCTCCTCATCCTTCGTTCG GGATCTAGAATGTTGCAATGTGACCACTACATGCCGCCGGATCGGTACAATTCAATAGTGGAGGGGTTTTTACGGGACACCGGCTTTTATTATGTTTCACAGATTGGAGTTGTCCAATGTCAGACGGCATTGGTTAATGCTCTGATTGAGAGATGGCGCCCCGAGACTCACAGCTTCCATTTTCCGGTTAGTGAGTGTGCTGTGACACTGGAGGATGTGGCGTTAATTTATGGTCTTCCGACGAATGGTTTGCCAGTTACGGGACCGACACTGAGTAGTTATGAGGCGTTAGAGGCTGAATGCTTGGATCAGTTTGGTGTTGCACCTAGGCAGGCAGACTGTAGGGGAAGTTTCATCAAGTTGACGTGGTTTCGAGCATTGAAGGATCGGTTAGTGTTGGTTGATGATATCCAGATTCAAAGGTACGTGAAGTGCCACATAATGTTATTGTTTGGAACCGTTATGTTTGGAGATAAGTTTGGAGCAGGGGTGCACTGGAAGTTTCTCGCATTACTCCGTAACTTTGCCGAGATAATACAGTTCAGTTGGGGTTCGGCATGCCTGGCACACCTGTACAGAGCTTTGTGTAGGGCAACTCGTGTTGACTGTAAGGAGATTGATGGTCCGTTGACACTCTTGCTTGCCTGGGCTTGGATCCGCCTACCGTTCCTTGCGCCGATTCCTAGCAATCCTCGAATCTTTCCGATTGCAAATAG GTGGCATAACTGGGAACGTGAGAATTGGCCTTACAGATTGAGGAAACTTGAGCACCTTAGGGGAAACATGGATGCTCTGCAAGAAGGACAG TTTATTTGGAAGCCTTATGCAATAGGTCGGACCGATCCAGACGTGATTCCTGCTGACATCCGTCAGCATTCGGCTATTTGGAGTGCCACAGTTCCGCTTATATCTTTTGAATGTATTGAGTGGCATGCATCTGATAGGCTGAGGAGGCAATTTGGCTTGACTCAAGGCGTTCCTCAACAAGAGCGTGACCTAGGTGAAGCACACGGCCAAGTTCTAACAGGTCCGAAGAATCAAGATTGGTCTGGAACCCACTCAGTCTGGGTTATGCATTAG
- the LOC130974719 gene encoding uncharacterized protein LOC130974719, translated as MNRYSHILVQDTVPSQHQSDIYLHWYRRTYGDHLHLSQLGLEENQHGDPMINQENQQEQPPPPPPPPSQTHAQQEPEQFIHQQYWNVPHQESGEYGSFSQLLGFMAPVSGYSYPAYGNIPTDQMAQPSGIAPGRFSLDTRPRQITSSSTSRGRISVYSSMSDDATRGIIQSGNSRRVPMNLILESYQPVDEDNDDYLVDHPDGDEDEDEDDDEDDDEDEEDGEDEDDGGDGLDDVGVIHVLDLVICIV; from the exons ATGAACCGGTATAGTCATATTCTTGTTCAAGACACGGTGCCATCACAGCATCAGTCAGATATCTACTTGCATTGGTACCGACGTACATATGGTGACCACTTGCATCTGTCACAGCTCGGACTGGAAGAGAATCAGCACGGTGATCCTATGATTAACCAGGAGAATCAACAAGAACAACCACCGCCACCACCACCTCCCCCCTCACAGACACATGCACAACAAGAGCCTGAGCAGTTCA TTCACCAGCAGTACTGGAATGTCCCGCACCAAGAATCAGGTGAATATGGTTCATTTAGCCAGTTGCTTGGATTCATGGCTCCTGTGTCAGGTTACTCATACCCAGCATATGGAAACATTCCCACCGACCAGATGGCCCAACCAAGTGGGATTGCTCCAGGTAGATTTTCATTGGATACGAGACCTCGACAGATCACTTCGTCTAGTACTTCCAGAGGTAGGATTTCTGTTTACTCAAGTATGAGTGATGATGCCACGAGGGGGATCATACAGAGTGGAAATTCACGCCGTGTTCCGATGAATCTCATTCTAGAGAGCTACCAGCCAGTTGATGAGGACAATGATGACTATCTGGTTGACCATCCAGATGGGGATGAGGATGAGgatgaggatgatgatgaggacGACGATGAAGATGAGGAGGATGGTGAGGATGAAGATGATGGGGGTGATGGTCTGGATGATGTTGGAGTTATTCACGTCTTGGATTTAGTTATTTGTATCGTATGA
- the LOC130974720 gene encoding uncharacterized protein LOC130974720 — translation MTAELLLMPDGEFTVGMEFSSREVVIKAMKDYTIRRGVDYRVYESEPTTFYAKCTQYGAGCDWLIRVTKMSRKFCWEIRRYNGSHTCTRVTISQDHSKLDSNTVAEAIKSLVEVDPSIRVKSVIAEVQAKFNYTISYRKAWLAKQKAVESIFGRWEASYEALPIWFEAMCHKEPSAVVHFETMPAYQGDDLVPNIRVLHRVFWSYYPCIRAFRHCKPIVQVDGTHLYGKYKGCLLVAVSQDGNNNIVPIAFAIVEGETSETWYFFLSNLRQHVVTRDGVGLISDRHDSIRAAIARSNGAWSPPRAFHMFCIRHIESNFLRKFKAPYLQKLIVNIVCEYETRYQCLRERGEAYTNWLDRIPLEQYALAFDGGYRWGHMTTNLVECINSVLKGARNLPVTALVKATFYRLNELFTRKRAEAEARINAGHVFSELVTSKLHANQRVACNIQVSCFDRQNEVFEVRECPSGVEYTVDLRRQRCDCGEFQVDRVPCRHVFACCANQRLDWQLYVHDVYKMEQVRRVYRARFRPLGNSTTWPVYHGPRFVGDVSSAGPRATVVVDVVNVVVQVIRMRQPNRAPVIV, via the exons ATGACAG CAGAGCTTCTCCTTATGCCAGATGGCGAATTTACTGTGGGAATGGAGTTCAGTTCTAGGGAGGTAGTAATTAAGGCGATGAAAGATTATACAATCCGCAGAGGTGTAGATTATCGGGTGTATGAGTCAGAACCGACGACATTCTATGCTAAATGCACCCAGTATGGTGCAGGATGTGATTGGCTGATCAGGGTGACCAAAATGTCCAGAAAGTTCTGCTGGGAGATAAGGAGGTACAATGGAAGTCACACCTGTACTAGGGTCACCATTTCTCAAGATCATTCGAAGCTGGATTCCAACACAGTTGCAGAAGCAATAAAGTCATTGGTAGAAGTTGACCCGTCTATAAGGGTGAAATCAGTGATTGCGGAAGTACAGGCAAAGTTTAACTACACCATAAGTTATCGCAAAGCATGGTTGGCAAAACAGAAGGCAGTGGAGTCAATTTTCGGTCGGTGGGAAGCTTCGTACGAAGCCTTGCCGATATGGTTTGAGGCTATGTGTCACAAGGAGCCATCCGCAGTCGTTCATTTTGAAACGATGCCTGCGTATCAGGGAGATGACTTGGTTCCTAATATTCGTGTACTACACCGAGTCTTCTGGAGTTATTACCCTTGTATTAGAGCATTCAGACATTGCAAGCCAATAGTGCAGGTAGACGGAACTCATTTGTATGGAAAGTACAAGGGTTGTTTGTTGGTTGCAGTCTCACAGGATGGCAACAACAACATCGTACCGATTGCATTTGCGATAGTTGAGGGAGAGACATCTGAGACTTGGTACTTTTTTCTGAGTAACCTGAGACAGCATGTTGTGACACGTGATGGTGTCGGCCTTATCTCCGATCGGCACGATTCCATTAGAGCTGCTATTGCTCGTAGTAATGGAGCTTGGTCTCCTCCAAGAGCATTCCACATGTTCTGTATCAGACACATAGAGTCCAACTTTCTCAGGAAATTCAAGGCTCCGTATCTGCAGAAACTAATCGTCAACATCG TTTGCGAGTACGAGACACGTTATCAGTGTTTACGCGAGCGGGGTGAGGCTTATACCAACTGGTTGGATCGGATTCCGCTTGAGCAGTATGCGTTAGCGTTTGATGGGGGATATCGATGGGGTCACATGACAACCAATCTAGTGGAATGCATCAACTCGGTTCTGAAAGGGGCTCGCAATCTTCCAGTCACGGCACTTGTTAAGGCAACGTTTTACAGGCTTAATGAGTTGTTCACCCGGAAAAGAGCCGAGGCCGAGGCTCGAATTAACGCAGGACATGTGTTCTCTGAGCTTGTAACCTCCAAATTGCATGCGAATCAGCGGGTAGCATGTAACATCCAAGTTAGTTGCTTTGACCGACAGAACGAGGTATTCGAAGTGCGTGAGTGTCCCAGTGGTGTGGAGTATACAGTGGACCTCCGTCGTCAACGGTGTGACTGTGGTGAATTCCAAGTGGACCGGGTTCCGTGTCGACATGTGTTTGCTTGTTGTGCAAACCAACGGCTGGATTGGCAACTGTATGTGCATGATGTCTACAAGATGGAACAGGTTCGACGAGTGTATAGGGCTAGGTTTAGGCCCCTCGGGAATTCCACAACATGGCCTGTTTATCATGGACCTCGATTCGTAG GTGATGTAAGCAGTGCGGGGCCGAGGGCCACAGTCGTAGTAGATGTTGTCAACGTGGTGGTGCAGGTAATCCGGATGCGACAACCCAATAGGGCTCCAGTTATAGTGTGA
- the LOC130977060 gene encoding major allergen Pru ar 1-like has protein sequence MVVYTDNDEYTSPISPTRLFKALVVDSHNLIPKLLPQAVAGIQLIHGDGGTGSIRQINFLEGGEVKSVKNRVDEINEETLTYSYTAIEGDALKDKFASIAYEAKFEAAPNGGSINKMTTKYYTKGDVEITQDEIKIGKERVLAIYKVVEAYLLQNPHVYA, from the exons ATGGTTGTATATACTGACAATGATGAGTACACATCTCCAATCTCTCCAACGAGGTTGTTCAAGGCCTTGGTGGTTGATTCTCACAACCTCATTCCAAAACTCCTGCCACAGGCTGTCGCCGGCATCCAGCTCATTCACGGCGACGGCGGCACTGGAAGCATAAGGCAGATTAACTTTCTTGAAG GTGGGGAAGTGAAAAGTGTTAAGAACAGGGTTGATGAGATAAACGAGGAGACGTTAACTTACAGTTACACTGCAATAGAAGGTGATGCATTGAAGGACAAGTTTGCATCAATTGCTTATGAGGCTAAGTTTGAGGCAGCACCAAATGGTGGCAGCATTAATAAGATGACAACAAAGTATTATACTAAAGGTGATGTTGAGATCACTCAAGACGAAATTAAGATTGGGAAGGAGAGGGTATTGGCCATTTACAAAGTTGTGGAagcatatcttcttcaaaatcctCATGTTTATGCTTGA
- the LOC130976975 gene encoding pathogenesis-related protein STH-2-like — protein MGVTATFTHEFCSSVAPPRLFKGLITDSSNLLPKLLPQLIKDVTIIQGDGEAGTIEQVNFAQAIPFKYLKHRIDVVDKENLVCKYTMIEGDPLGEKLESIAYEVNFEATSDGGCICKMTSKYNAIGDAEIKEEEVKEGRESSIGICRVVEAYLLKNPQIYA, from the exons atgggtGTCACAGCAACATTCACACATGAGTTTTGTTCCTCTGTTGCTCCGCCACGCCTTTTCAAGGGCTTGATCACAGACTCAAGTAATTTGCTTCCAAAGCTATTACCGCAGTTGATTAAAGATGTCACCATTATCCAAGGAGATGGAGAAGCTGGAACCATTGAACAAGTTAACTTTGCACAAG CTATCCCCTTCAAATATCTAAAACACAGGATTGATGTGGTTGATAAGGAAAACCTGGTGTGCAAATACACTATGATTGAAGGGGATCCATTGGGAGAAAAGCTTGAGTCTATAGCTTATGAGGTGAATTTTGAGGCCACTAGTGATGGAGGTTGCATATGTAAAATGACTAGCAAATACAATGCCATAGGTGATGCTGAAATTAAGGAGGAAGAAGTAAAGGAAGGAAGAGAAAGCTCCATTGGAATTTGTAGGGTTGTGGAAGCCTACCTATTGAAGAATCCACAAATTTATgcttaa
- the LOC130973065 gene encoding heavy metal-associated isoprenylated plant protein 35-like, with protein sequence MVPAELQILQKPRVTEVHVRMDCQGCVQKIKKALSGINGIYDLYIDYPQQKITIIGWADPEKILKAIKKTRKIATISNIDLPTDVPQPPPQEEAEPTQQPEPEANSEKAPEPAQEEAPPLPEEPLKGEPPTKVTSPRPPENNNECHCQNPPPSTPETRDVGEVHVMHQHHPYNYVNRYDFGHNYVGYSDRFQYQNRNMPMFLGERPQHVHVTHSYNAYRPSPYVTEYEYVRSPPRYRHYNRMEYYTTRDYNHSYYNGNGNGNITSMFSDENPNSCRIV encoded by the exons ATGGTTCCAGCTGAATTGCAG ATACTGCAGAAACCTCGAGTAACAGAGGTACATGTTCGAATGGACTGTCAAGGATGCGTGCAGAAGATCAAGAAAGCACTCTCCGGCATCAATG GTATATATGATCTATATATTGATTACCCCCAACAGAAGATAACAATCATAGGTTGGGCAGATCCAGAAAAGATTCTCAAGGCAATCAAGAAGACAAGGAAAATTGCCACCATTTCCAATATAGATCTTCCAACCGATGTGCCGCAACCACCACCACAAGAAGAAGCAGAACCAACACAACAACCAGAACCTGAAGCAAATTCAGAAAAGGCACCTGAACCAGCACAAGAAGAAGCACCACCACTACCAGAGGAACCCCTGAAAGGCGAACCACCAACCAAGGTAACATCACCAAGACCTCCAGAGAATAATAATGAATGTCATTGCCAGAATCCACCACCTAGCACCCCGGAAACTAGAGATGTTGGAGAGGTTCATGTGATGCACCAACATCACCCATATAACTATGTGAACAGATATGATTTTGGCCATAACTATGTAGGATATTCGGATAGATTTCAATACCAGAATAGGAATATGCCAATGTTTCTAGGAGAGCGACCCCAACATGTTCATGTGACACATAGCTACAATGCTTATAGGCCATCACCTTATGTCACTGAATATGAGTATGTTAGGTCACCACCAAGGTACAGACATTATAATAGGATGGAATACTACACTACTAGAGACTACAATCACTCCTACTACAATGGCAATGGAAATGGAAACATCACATCCATGTTCAGTGATGAGAACCCAAATTCATGTAGGATAGTGTAG
- the LOC130973064 gene encoding probable polygalacturonase isoform X2 — protein sequence MLVALLLLLAWSNAVIIVDGYGGQCSLNPTLDPRPHSVSILEFGAVGDGKTLNTIPFQNAVFYLKSFADKGGAQLYVPPGKWLTGSFNLTSHLTLFLEKGATIIGSQDPTHWDVVKPLPSYGRGLEVPGGRYQSLINGYQLHDVVITGNNGTINGMGSVWWEWFTLHTLNHSRPHLIELVESDYVVVSNLTILNAPAYAIHPVYCSYVHIQNVSISAPAESPFTVGIVPDSSNNVCIEDCIVAMGHDAISLKSGWDEYGVAYGRPTENVHIRRVTLSAFSGSTLAFGSEMSGGLSNVFVEHSHVLDSDKGVQFRTTRGRGGYMKEIVISDIQMDNVYVAIAATGHCGSHPDDKFDPNALPHLDFITLKGVIGRNITVAGSFAGIEESPFTNICLSNITLSINSISSAWECSNVLGSSDFVNPEPCPELRNPTNSSSSCFYLLSTSGRKASAL from the exons ATGCTT GTGGCATTGCTCTTGCTTCTGGCATGGAGCAATGCCGTGATAATTGTTGATGGATATGGTGGACAATGTAGTTTGAATCCAACACTTGATCCTAGACCACACAGTGTCTCAATTCTTGAGTTTGGTGCTGTTGGAGATGGCAAAACACTCAACACAATCCCTTTCCAAAATGCTGTCTTCTATCTCAAGTCATTCGCTGATAAAGGTGGCGCTCAGCTCTATGTGCCGCCCGGAAAATGGCTCACAGGAAGCTTCAACCTCACTAGCCACCTTACCCTTTTTTTGGAAAAAGGTGCTACTATTATTGGATCTCAG GATCCAACTCATTGGGATGTTGTAAAGCCCTTACCTTCTTATGGCCGAGGGCTCGAAGTTCCCGGGGGACGATACCAGAGCTTGATCAATGGATACCAGTTACATGATGTGGTCATAACAG GTAACAATGGAACCATCAACGGCATGGGATCTGTTTGGTGGGAGTGGTTTACCTTGCATACACTGAATCATAGCCGTCCTCATCTGATTGAACTCGTCGAATCTGATTATGTGGTAGTTTCAAATCTCACAATCTTGAATGCCCCGGCATACGCAATACACCCTGTTTATTGCAG CTATGTACATATTCAAAATGTATCAATTTCTGCTCCTGCAGAATCACCTTTTACTGTTGGTATAGTTCCTG attcttctaaTAATGTTTGTATAGAAGATTGCATTGTTGCTATGGGACATGATGCAATTTCTCTTAAAAGTGGTTGGGATGAGTATGGTGTTGCCTATGGTAGACCAACAGAGAATGTACACATTAGAAGGGTGACTTTGAGTGCATTTTCTGGCTCTACTCTTGCATTTGGTAGTGAAATGTCTGGTGGTCTTTCGAATGTTTTCGTGGAACATTCTCATGTTCTCGACTCAGATAAAGGCGTCCAGTTCAGAACAACCAGAGGTAGAGGTGGTTACATGAAAGAAATTGTTATATCTGACATACAAATGGACAATGTCTATGTTGCGATTGCGGCCACAGGTCATTGTGGTTCTCATCCTGATGACAAGTTTGATCCAAACGCTCTTCCAcatttggattttatcaccttgAAGGGTGTTATTGGCAGAAACATCACTGTTGCCGGAAGCTTTGCTGGAATAGAAGAATCCCCTTTCACCAACATATGCCTTTCCAACATAACCTTGTCTATAAACTCTATTTCAAGTGCCTGGGAATGTTCAAATGTCTTAGGATCTTCGGATTTTGTCAATCCTGAACCTTGTCCAGAACTTCGGAACCCTACAAACTCTTCCTCGTCGTGTTTCTACTTACTGAGTACCAGTGGAAGAAAAGCCTCAGCACTGTGA
- the LOC130973064 gene encoding probable polygalacturonase isoform X1 produces MLVRNLVRISGLHFPSFYYYLFQVALLLLLAWSNAVIIVDGYGGQCSLNPTLDPRPHSVSILEFGAVGDGKTLNTIPFQNAVFYLKSFADKGGAQLYVPPGKWLTGSFNLTSHLTLFLEKGATIIGSQDPTHWDVVKPLPSYGRGLEVPGGRYQSLINGYQLHDVVITGNNGTINGMGSVWWEWFTLHTLNHSRPHLIELVESDYVVVSNLTILNAPAYAIHPVYCSYVHIQNVSISAPAESPFTVGIVPDSSNNVCIEDCIVAMGHDAISLKSGWDEYGVAYGRPTENVHIRRVTLSAFSGSTLAFGSEMSGGLSNVFVEHSHVLDSDKGVQFRTTRGRGGYMKEIVISDIQMDNVYVAIAATGHCGSHPDDKFDPNALPHLDFITLKGVIGRNITVAGSFAGIEESPFTNICLSNITLSINSISSAWECSNVLGSSDFVNPEPCPELRNPTNSSSSCFYLLSTSGRKASAL; encoded by the exons ATGCTTGTAA GAAATCTTGTGAGAATCAGTGGGTTGCATTTTCCATCTTTTTACTATTATCTTTTTCAGGTGGCATTGCTCTTGCTTCTGGCATGGAGCAATGCCGTGATAATTGTTGATGGATATGGTGGACAATGTAGTTTGAATCCAACACTTGATCCTAGACCACACAGTGTCTCAATTCTTGAGTTTGGTGCTGTTGGAGATGGCAAAACACTCAACACAATCCCTTTCCAAAATGCTGTCTTCTATCTCAAGTCATTCGCTGATAAAGGTGGCGCTCAGCTCTATGTGCCGCCCGGAAAATGGCTCACAGGAAGCTTCAACCTCACTAGCCACCTTACCCTTTTTTTGGAAAAAGGTGCTACTATTATTGGATCTCAG GATCCAACTCATTGGGATGTTGTAAAGCCCTTACCTTCTTATGGCCGAGGGCTCGAAGTTCCCGGGGGACGATACCAGAGCTTGATCAATGGATACCAGTTACATGATGTGGTCATAACAG GTAACAATGGAACCATCAACGGCATGGGATCTGTTTGGTGGGAGTGGTTTACCTTGCATACACTGAATCATAGCCGTCCTCATCTGATTGAACTCGTCGAATCTGATTATGTGGTAGTTTCAAATCTCACAATCTTGAATGCCCCGGCATACGCAATACACCCTGTTTATTGCAG CTATGTACATATTCAAAATGTATCAATTTCTGCTCCTGCAGAATCACCTTTTACTGTTGGTATAGTTCCTG attcttctaaTAATGTTTGTATAGAAGATTGCATTGTTGCTATGGGACATGATGCAATTTCTCTTAAAAGTGGTTGGGATGAGTATGGTGTTGCCTATGGTAGACCAACAGAGAATGTACACATTAGAAGGGTGACTTTGAGTGCATTTTCTGGCTCTACTCTTGCATTTGGTAGTGAAATGTCTGGTGGTCTTTCGAATGTTTTCGTGGAACATTCTCATGTTCTCGACTCAGATAAAGGCGTCCAGTTCAGAACAACCAGAGGTAGAGGTGGTTACATGAAAGAAATTGTTATATCTGACATACAAATGGACAATGTCTATGTTGCGATTGCGGCCACAGGTCATTGTGGTTCTCATCCTGATGACAAGTTTGATCCAAACGCTCTTCCAcatttggattttatcaccttgAAGGGTGTTATTGGCAGAAACATCACTGTTGCCGGAAGCTTTGCTGGAATAGAAGAATCCCCTTTCACCAACATATGCCTTTCCAACATAACCTTGTCTATAAACTCTATTTCAAGTGCCTGGGAATGTTCAAATGTCTTAGGATCTTCGGATTTTGTCAATCCTGAACCTTGTCCAGAACTTCGGAACCCTACAAACTCTTCCTCGTCGTGTTTCTACTTACTGAGTACCAGTGGAAGAAAAGCCTCAGCACTGTGA